The genomic region TGTTCAGCGCAGACCAAGGCGGTCGTCTGTCACCGCAAGCGCATGCCCAGCATCCCGGATGGCATCCCGACCGAGACAAGGATCCTGGATCTGAGTAAGAACAAGCTGACAATGATCAACCCTGATGACTTTTTGGCCTTTCCTGGGCTTGAGGAACTCGACCTAAGTGGAAATATTATTAGTTATGTTGAGCCTGGAGCTTTTAACGCCCTTTTTACCATGCACTCACTTAGTCTCAAGAGCAATCGTATCAAGCTCATTCCTCTGGGTGTCTTCACAGGCTTAACAAATCTTACCCGACTGGATATAAGTGACAACAAAATCGTCATTCTACTGGATTACATGTTCCAGGACTTGCACAATCTAAAGTTTTTGGAAGTGGGTGACAATGATCTGGTTTACATTTCTCATCGTGCATTCAGTGGACTTTTAAGCCTGGAGATGCTAACCTTAGAAAGGTGCAACCTTACAGTTGTACCCACTGAGGCCCTTTCCCACTTGCATAACCTGGTCAGCCTCCATCTAAGATACCTCAGCATCAGCACTTTGCATCCGTACTCATTCAAAAAGCTGTTCCGGCTGCGGCTTTTAGAAATTGATAATTGGCCTTCATTAGACCATGTGCCACCCAATACCCTGCATGGCCTCAACCTGACCGCTTTATTCATAACAAACACCAACTTGTCCTCCTTCCCTTACCAAGCCCTGAAGCATCTGCCCTATGTGACACACCTGAACCTTTCTTTCAACCGCATTAGGCACATTGAAGGGGGGATGCTGATGGAACTGGTTCGGCTTCGAGAGCTCCATTTGGTTGGAGCTCAGCTCACCACCATTGAACCGTATGCCTTTCAGGGCTTGCGGGGACTCAAAGTCCTCAATGTCTCTCATAACCGACTGGATACACTGGAGAAAGGTGTTTTTCAGTCTCCCGAGGCTCTAGAAGTTCTTTTGATTGACAACAACCCCTTGGTGTGCGACTGTCGTCTCATGTGGATCCTACAGAGAAGGCACTCCATCTTCTTTGGAGATTCGCAGCCGGAGTGCAGCACACCTGAAGGTATTCGTGGCAGGCCTTTTAAGGAGTTTGAAGAGACTCTCCTCTCTTATTACGTAACATGTACCAAGCCAAAAATCCATGAGAATAAAACCCAAACAATCACTGTGGATGAGGGCCAGCAGGCAGTGTTGCGCTGCAGTGCTGAGGGGACACCAAGGCCCATTGTGTCCTGGTTGTCCCCACGTCGACGAGTTCTGACAAGCAGGAGCCATGGTAGAGTTACCCTCCACAACAATGGCACACTTGAGATCAAGTCAGCAGCGGTGCAAGACAGCGGAGTGTACCTTTGCCTTGCCTCCAACAGTGCTGGGAATGACACCCTGATGACTTCATTGGCAGTGAAAAGTCTAGGATCGCTGTACGCTAACAGGACCCAGTACTACACAGATCCCAGCAATACCACTGTTAACGGGACGGCCGGTGTGACCCTTGGTTTAGACCTAAAGACTATTTTAGTGTCAACGGCTATGGGTTGTTTCACATTCCTGGGGgtggtcttgttttgtttcctgcTCCTTTTCGTTTGGAGCAGAGGtaaaggaaaacataaaaacaacatagaTGTTGAATATGTGCCTCGGTCAAAGTCCAACGGCACTAATGTTGACTCGGCAGAGGGACAAGCAGGTCCTCGTCgttttaacatgaaaatgatGTGACTTCTTTTATAGATTAAAGATTCTGGATTGTGGAAATGCCTAAAGTACAATGTATTTTTTGGAAAATCAGACTACTGAACTTCCCACTGCTGCCGGGAGAGCGGTAGTGAATCCGTTTGGGGCATCGTTACAAGATGAGAAGTACCTGAAATTGTGGATCTTGACATAATGCTTGGATACTGTTTCAAATACTGAAAGGCATAGTAGGACATCCTCTTATATAATTGCCAGCGGGCAATTTCTTCAATCTGGGTGAGGAGTGAAAACTGTTGCCGATATGGGGATCTAAAGGGAATAGGTGTCATTTATCAGCTTTTTGAAATTTATATGCCCAAAAAAGAACACTTCAGTTTTGGGTTGGATCTATGGACTTGGCTGAACCATGTACATTACAAATTTGTATCTAAGCTATTAACCTACTTTGTTTAGTCTTGCGCCATGCTTATTCACTGAACAAATCAATGAAACCGACCATAATTTCCTATGTTTAATACTTTGCATATGTGTACCTAATGCTAAATTATGTATTCATAGCAATATTCATGGGATGCATTAGCCAAAATTGATATACCAGATATGTTCAGCAAGAACATTCTTCAGACTTTCAAAGTTTCCATGGATTCAGGAAGGGCTCTATGGGTGATTATCTGTCCCTGCTCCCCCAATTGACTCCTagatattaaaaatatatatattatttatcaatgaaaaaagaagaaaaaagactatttataaaaaaagatgaagcaTTTTGCAAAATCAGTTCTCAAACATTGTTCAGGATCTAACAAAACACTTGGATTATCATATCGATGACCCAGTGTTGGTCAAAGTACCAACATGAACCACTTTTTGtcctattttgtctttttttattactttaattgtACCTTTGCTGGTTGGCAAATACATGTGTCAATTTTACTAAAGTGACATTTGCATAATTTTCCCCAGTAGAAAATTTGGACTTTGTTGTGGTAGTTCCTCATTTTGTTGTTGAATCATGTAGATTGTGAAcacttcaaagtaaaagtttaaaaaaaattgtatgtgAAATAAATGAAGATGTATTTGTACCAATGAGTCTGACTAAATGGCCAATAAGCAATGAAATAATGTTCTCTTCAGCCTTACTGATAGACATCACAGTCTTCTTTTATGTATTGAGTAAACAAAGTTATGCTAGTAACATAGTAACAATGACATAAGGaagttgcatttttttcatGAACTTTAATCTTTAGGTTTACAGAAACACTCACATAAGACGTGTCCACCATTTGGTACAACATgaaagtttatttaaaaatactaGCTATTTTGTTACATTCATATGTACCATACTTACAAATACCATTATTTCAAAGGATGCTAACATTATCTAGTGATACACAGCTGTAAGACTTGTCTCATTTACTTTGATAactgtaatttgtttaaaaaaatgatcaaaCATCTACTGTTCTGTATAAATATATGGAAATCACAGCtaaattacaaatatatttGCCATTGCAATTCACTTCAGTTATCATAAATGTACTGAACCCAGCTTTGCACAATTtcttaatagaaaaaaattctacccaagaaacaagacatttttgggATGTATGCTTTAATCAGTTGTGACCTCACACAAACTTTGGTGAACCACCCACTGATGTGTTCTGACTATAGTGTACACATCAGTACTAGTCCGAATATTTGTTATGCTATTAATTGTTGAATTTTTGCCATCATATTCAACGTATTACTCATAATTACGCCTccttagggaggtgttccaggcacgtccagctgggaggaggcctcggggaagacccaggtctaggtggagggattatatctccaacctggcctgggaacgcctcgggatcccccagtcggagctggttgatgtggctcgggaaagggaagtttggggtcccctgctggagctgctgcccccgcgacccaataccggataagcggatgaagatggatggatggatggatagacttATAATTATATTAGTTTTCTctaaaatataatacattataaATTGACTGTATATAAAATTGGTGTTTACATGTCCTT from Etheostoma spectabile isolate EspeVRDwgs_2016 chromosome 10, UIUC_Espe_1.0, whole genome shotgun sequence harbors:
- the lingo2 gene encoding leucine-rich repeat and immunoglobulin-like domain-containing nogo receptor-interacting protein 2: MVDCMSKVMLHTVISCWPPFLGLALVAVFVGSTLGCPSRCECSAQTKAVVCHRKRMPSIPDGIPTETRILDLSKNKLTMINPDDFLAFPGLEELDLSGNIISYVEPGAFNALFTMHSLSLKSNRIKLIPLGVFTGLTNLTRLDISDNKIVILLDYMFQDLHNLKFLEVGDNDLVYISHRAFSGLLSLEMLTLERCNLTVVPTEALSHLHNLVSLHLRYLSISTLHPYSFKKLFRLRLLEIDNWPSLDHVPPNTLHGLNLTALFITNTNLSSFPYQALKHLPYVTHLNLSFNRIRHIEGGMLMELVRLRELHLVGAQLTTIEPYAFQGLRGLKVLNVSHNRLDTLEKGVFQSPEALEVLLIDNNPLVCDCRLMWILQRRHSIFFGDSQPECSTPEGIRGRPFKEFEETLLSYYVTCTKPKIHENKTQTITVDEGQQAVLRCSAEGTPRPIVSWLSPRRRVLTSRSHGRVTLHNNGTLEIKSAAVQDSGVYLCLASNSAGNDTLMTSLAVKSLGSLYANRTQYYTDPSNTTVNGTAGVTLGLDLKTILVSTAMGCFTFLGVVLFCFLLLFVWSRGKGKHKNNIDVEYVPRSKSNGTNVDSAEGQAGPRRFNMKMM